The Punica granatum isolate Tunisia-2019 chromosome 4, ASM765513v2, whole genome shotgun sequence genome has a window encoding:
- the LOC116204255 gene encoding inactive poly [ADP-ribose] polymerase RCD1-like, whose translation MANVRNTADSNEFFLERDAPSRIYFNENYTWILFSTFVTTLAQERFQAKFTTVEISTDEGRFIIDLFALEVINNATGDRKPIGWVDKAGRCFFPHSVAREVELPPPIPQPVGIRQPWNINNVRDAFLNGIEYYAEIQQIKVRPMEGHMRSLKAEVFEQVAEIVKHSRGDSNVVYAWAATDANSLRSGRICQYPGQFGLTVYGFGAILSNIENPHFSCEPDDDGISHVMLCRVVLGDVEQVPSPNQQCRPSNDKFDSAVDNLVLPTRYIVWCSNMVTHIYPEYLVRFKVEGFYDDTDEAESMEDDDVDDEDHSDIGRLEMSSHEANAEIPRQNPRRAPGNQLVQARGLFNAIMREVPRQKMNEISAAYNQYRRGQINQDQLLRNLNMAVGEDRLRALIRRFCGLPIIGNGNAVLP comes from the exons ATGGCGAACGTCAGGAATACAGCTGACAGCAACGAGTTCTTCTTGGAGAGGGATGCTCCCTCTCGTATTTACTTCAATGAGAACTATACTTGGATATTATTCTCAACTTTTGTGACAACTCTTGCCCAAGAGCGTTTCCAGGCAAAATTTACTACCGTGGAAATCTCTACCGACGAGGGTCGATTTATCATTGACCTTTTTGCTTTGGAAGTCATCAACAATGCCACTGGGGATAGGAAGCCAATTGGCTGGGTTGATAAGGCTGGGCGCTGTTTCTTCCCACACTCCGTAGCGCGAGAGGTTGAGCTGCCACCTCCTATTCCCCAACCCGTCGGAATCCGCCAGCCCTGGAACATAAATAATGTTCGAGATGCATTCCTCAATGGAATAGAATATTATGCTGAAATTCAGCAGATCAAAGTTAGGCCCATGGAAGGCCACATGAGGAGCCTCAAGGCTGAGGTATTCGAACAGGTGGCCGAGATTGTCAAGCATTCCAGGGGTGACTCGAACGTTGTCTACGCCTGGGCTGCTACCGATGCCAACTCCCTAAGGAGTGGTCGGATCTGTCAATATCCCGGCCAATTTGGCTTAACTGTTTACGGATTTGGAGCCATACTCTCAAATATTGAGAATCCCCATTTCAG ctgcgAGCCAGATGACGATGGGATAAGCCATGTAATGTTGTGTCGTGTAGTGCTAGGAGATGTTGAACAAGTTCCTTCTCCGAACCAACAatgcagacccagcaatgacAAATTTGATAGTGCTGTCGATAATCTCGTCCTTCCGACTCGCTATATAGTCTGGTGTTCAAACATGGTAACTCACATATACCCCGAATATTTGGTAAGATTCAAGGTGGAAG GGTTTTACGATGACACAGATGAGGCAGAGTCAAtggaagatgatgatgttgaTGATGAGGATCATTCAGATATtgggcgtttg GAGATGAGTTCTCATGAGGCTAATGCTGAAATCCCTCGCCAAAACCCTCGAAGGGCCCCCGGAAATCAACTTGTGCAAGCTCGTGGACTCTTCAATGCCATCATGAGAGAAGTACCTCGCCAAAAAATGAATGAGATTTCTGCTGCTTACAACCAGTACAGG AGGGGGCAAATTAATCAAGACCAACTTCTGAGGAACTTAAACATGGCGGTTGGGGAAGATCGGCTAAGGGCCCTCATCCGGAGGTTTTGTGGCTTG CCCATTATAGGCAATGGAAATGCAGTGCTTCCCTGA
- the LOC116204858 gene encoding DEAD-box ATP-dependent RNA helicase 28 isoform X2, with product MAPSFLFEAPSDEEHLVEEEEEEEEEEEEEEHEGEGGGGGGGGEEEDDDKKTNKKKQSPWDFGSYSESVAEEHARRSTTSVDFKISKALQNRSVPVANPPDDTSSESEEPDQQEDYKSEDEDDAGGNAGENKPFFASSDGVSFHANTFMELNLSRPLLRACEVLGYAKPTPIQAACIPLALTGRDICGSAITGSGKTAAFALPALERLLFRPKRMKAIRVLILTPTRELAVQVHSMIQKLAQFTDIRCCLVLGGLSMKEQEAALRSLPDIVVATPGRLIDHLRNSMSVDLEDLAVLILDEADRLLELGFSAEIHELVRLCPKRRQTMLFSATMTEEVDELIKLSLTKPLRLSADPSSKRPATLTEEVVRIRRMRETNQEAVLLALCSKTFTSKVIIFSGTKQAAHRLKILFGLAGFKAAELHGNLTQAQRLDALEVFRKQEVEFLIATDVAARGLDILGVQTVINYACPRDITSYVHRVGRTARAGREGYAVTFVTDNDRSLLKAIAKRAGSKLKSRIVAEQSISKWALVIEEMEDQVTAVLREEREERALRKAEMEVTKAENMIAHKEDIFARPKRTWFVTEKEKKLMAKESKQKSKASEKEVISAQEAEDLKMKEKRKREREKNLPRKKRRKLEAAREMLEEEKNNDKAESGGKEKPLSLVDLAYRRAKAAKAAKKAMDAGKIVRKGASKKTKRPAERTQSRKKEMHELFQSDMSQQKSEKRSGIGGKKKSSKFKSKSRYKRR from the exons ATGGCGCCAAGCTTCTTGTTTGAAGCCCCCAGTGATGAAGAACACTtagtggaggaggaggaggaggaggaggaggaagaagaagaagaggaacacgaaggagaaggaggaggaggaggaggaggaggagaagaagaagatgatgataaGAAGACCAATAAGAAAAAACAATCTCCTTGGGATTTTGGCTCCTACTCGGAATCCGTGGCGGAAGAGCATGCTCGACGGAGCACAACCTCGGTCGATTTCAAGATATCCAAAGCTCTCCAGAACCGCTCTGTCCCTGTCGCCAATCCACCTGATGACACCAGCTCTGAATCGGAAGAGCCAGACCAGCAG GAAGATTATAAAtcagaagatgaagatgatgctGGCGGCAATGCTGGAGAGAACAAGCCCTTCTTTGCCTCTTCGGATGGAGTGTCCTTTCATGCAAATACCTTTATGGAGCTTAATCTCTCTCGGCCATTGCTTAGGGCTTGTGAGGTGTTGGGGTACGCTAAGCCCACACCAATTCAG GCTGCCTGCATTCCTTTAGCACTTACTGGGCGTGATATATGTGGGAGTGCCATTACTGGTTCTGGAAAG ACAGCAGCATTTGCTTTGCCTGCTTTGGAGAGGTTACTGTTCCGGCCCAAAAGGATGAAAGCAATAAGAGTTCTAATACTCACTCCAACCAGAGAGTTGGCAGTTCA GGTTCATAGCATGATACAGAAGCTTGCACAGTTTACTGATATAAGATGTTGCCTTGTTCTTGGTGGACTTTCAATGAAG GAACAAGAGGCAGCCTTGAGATCGTTACCTGATATCGTTGTGGCAACACCTGGGCGACTGATAGATCATTTACGGAATTCTATGTCGGTTGATTTAGAAGATCTTGCAGTACTAATTCTTGATGAGGCTGATCGTCTGCTGGAGCTTGGTTTTAGTGCTGAAATTCATGAGCTG GTTCGTCTATGCCCTAAACGGAGGCAAACGATGCTGTTCTCAGCTACAATGACTGAGGAAGTTGATGAGCTCATTAAGCTTTCGCTGACAAAACCATTGCGTCTTTCAGCTGATCCATCCTCAAAACGGCCAGCTACACTAACTGAAGA GGTGGTCAGAATACGGAGGATGCGTGAAACCAATCAGGAAGCAGTTCTACTAGCATTGTGTTCAAAAACTTTTACATCCAAAGTCATTATATTCAG TGGAACAAAGCAGGCAGCTCATAGGTTGAAGATCCTGTTTGGACTTGCTGGCTTCAAAGCTGCAGAACTTCATGGAAATCTCACTCAAGCTCAGCGTCTTGAT GCATTGGAAGTTTTCAGGAAGCAAGAAGTTGAGTTTCTGATTGCAACGGATGTGGCTGCCCGA GGTCTTGACATACTCGGTGTCCAAACAGTCATAAATTATGCGTGTCCTCGTGATATTACGAG CTATGTTCATCGAGTTGGACGAACAGCAAGAGCAGGGAGAGAAGGATATGCCGTGACGTTCGTTACTGACAACGACCGATCTCTGTTGAAAGCAATT GCCAAGAGAGCTGGTTCAAAGCTAAAGAGCAGAATAGTTGCTGAGCAATCAATTAGTAAGTGGGCCCTTGTAATTGAAGAAATGGAGGATCAAGTCACTGCCGTTCTTCGAGAAGAGAG GGAAGAGAGAGCCTTGAGAAAAGCTGAGATGGAGGTCACCAAG GCTGAGAATATGATTGCACACAAGGAGGACATCTTTGCACGTCCTAAAAGGACATGGTTTGTGACTGAGAAGGAGAAAAAGCTTATGGCTAAG GAATCTAAGCAAAAAAGTAAGGCTTCTGAAAAGGAAGTGATTAGTGCGCAAGAGGCAGAAGATCTTAAAATGAAAGAGAAGAGGAAACGAGAACGTGAG AAAAATTTGCCCCGTAAGAAGCGGCGGAAGCTAGAAGCTGCCAGGGAAATGTTGGAGGAAGAGAAGAATAATGACAAAGCAGAG AGTGGTGGAAAAGAAAAGCCACTGTCACTTGTTGACCTTGCTTACCGTCGGGCAAAAGCAGCAAAGGCGGCAAAGAAGGCAATGGATGCAGGAAAGATTGTCAGAAAGGGGGCCAGTAAGAAAACAAAACGACCTGCCGAGAGGACTCAATCAAGGAAAAAAGAGATGCATGAGCTGTTTCAGAGTGACATGAGTCAGCAGAAGTCAGAGAAGAGAAGTGGCATTggtggaaaaaagaaatcatcaAAGTTTAAGAGCAAGTCGAG GTACAAGCGGAGGTAG
- the LOC116204858 gene encoding DEAD-box ATP-dependent RNA helicase 28 isoform X1, with protein sequence MAPSFLFEAPSDEEHLVEEEEEEEEEEEEEEHEGEGGGGGGGGEEEDDDKKTNKKKQSPWDFGSYSESVAEEHARRSTTSVDFKISKALQNRSVPVANPPDDTSSESEEPDQQEDYKSEDEDDAGGNAGENKPFFASSDGVSFHANTFMELNLSRPLLRACEVLGYAKPTPIQAACIPLALTGRDICGSAITGSGKTAAFALPALERLLFRPKRMKAIRVLILTPTRELAVQVHSMIQKLAQFTDIRCCLVLGGLSMKEQEAALRSLPDIVVATPGRLIDHLRNSMSVDLEDLAVLILDEADRLLELGFSAEIHELVRLCPKRRQTMLFSATMTEEVDELIKLSLTKPLRLSADPSSKRPATLTEEVVRIRRMRETNQEAVLLALCSKTFTSKVIIFSGTKQAAHRLKILFGLAGFKAAELHGNLTQAQRLDALEVFRKQEVEFLIATDVAARGLDILGVQTVINYACPRDITSYVHRVGRTARAGREGYAVTFVTDNDRSLLKAIAKRAGSKLKSRIVAEQSISKWALVIEEMEDQVTAVLREEREERALRKAEMEVTKAENMIAHKEDIFARPKRTWFVTEKEKKLMAKVAKESKQKSKASEKEVISAQEAEDLKMKEKRKREREKNLPRKKRRKLEAAREMLEEEKNNDKAESGGKEKPLSLVDLAYRRAKAAKAAKKAMDAGKIVRKGASKKTKRPAERTQSRKKEMHELFQSDMSQQKSEKRSGIGGKKKSSKFKSKSRYKRR encoded by the exons ATGGCGCCAAGCTTCTTGTTTGAAGCCCCCAGTGATGAAGAACACTtagtggaggaggaggaggaggaggaggaggaagaagaagaagaggaacacgaaggagaaggaggaggaggaggaggaggaggagaagaagaagatgatgataaGAAGACCAATAAGAAAAAACAATCTCCTTGGGATTTTGGCTCCTACTCGGAATCCGTGGCGGAAGAGCATGCTCGACGGAGCACAACCTCGGTCGATTTCAAGATATCCAAAGCTCTCCAGAACCGCTCTGTCCCTGTCGCCAATCCACCTGATGACACCAGCTCTGAATCGGAAGAGCCAGACCAGCAG GAAGATTATAAAtcagaagatgaagatgatgctGGCGGCAATGCTGGAGAGAACAAGCCCTTCTTTGCCTCTTCGGATGGAGTGTCCTTTCATGCAAATACCTTTATGGAGCTTAATCTCTCTCGGCCATTGCTTAGGGCTTGTGAGGTGTTGGGGTACGCTAAGCCCACACCAATTCAG GCTGCCTGCATTCCTTTAGCACTTACTGGGCGTGATATATGTGGGAGTGCCATTACTGGTTCTGGAAAG ACAGCAGCATTTGCTTTGCCTGCTTTGGAGAGGTTACTGTTCCGGCCCAAAAGGATGAAAGCAATAAGAGTTCTAATACTCACTCCAACCAGAGAGTTGGCAGTTCA GGTTCATAGCATGATACAGAAGCTTGCACAGTTTACTGATATAAGATGTTGCCTTGTTCTTGGTGGACTTTCAATGAAG GAACAAGAGGCAGCCTTGAGATCGTTACCTGATATCGTTGTGGCAACACCTGGGCGACTGATAGATCATTTACGGAATTCTATGTCGGTTGATTTAGAAGATCTTGCAGTACTAATTCTTGATGAGGCTGATCGTCTGCTGGAGCTTGGTTTTAGTGCTGAAATTCATGAGCTG GTTCGTCTATGCCCTAAACGGAGGCAAACGATGCTGTTCTCAGCTACAATGACTGAGGAAGTTGATGAGCTCATTAAGCTTTCGCTGACAAAACCATTGCGTCTTTCAGCTGATCCATCCTCAAAACGGCCAGCTACACTAACTGAAGA GGTGGTCAGAATACGGAGGATGCGTGAAACCAATCAGGAAGCAGTTCTACTAGCATTGTGTTCAAAAACTTTTACATCCAAAGTCATTATATTCAG TGGAACAAAGCAGGCAGCTCATAGGTTGAAGATCCTGTTTGGACTTGCTGGCTTCAAAGCTGCAGAACTTCATGGAAATCTCACTCAAGCTCAGCGTCTTGAT GCATTGGAAGTTTTCAGGAAGCAAGAAGTTGAGTTTCTGATTGCAACGGATGTGGCTGCCCGA GGTCTTGACATACTCGGTGTCCAAACAGTCATAAATTATGCGTGTCCTCGTGATATTACGAG CTATGTTCATCGAGTTGGACGAACAGCAAGAGCAGGGAGAGAAGGATATGCCGTGACGTTCGTTACTGACAACGACCGATCTCTGTTGAAAGCAATT GCCAAGAGAGCTGGTTCAAAGCTAAAGAGCAGAATAGTTGCTGAGCAATCAATTAGTAAGTGGGCCCTTGTAATTGAAGAAATGGAGGATCAAGTCACTGCCGTTCTTCGAGAAGAGAG GGAAGAGAGAGCCTTGAGAAAAGCTGAGATGGAGGTCACCAAG GCTGAGAATATGATTGCACACAAGGAGGACATCTTTGCACGTCCTAAAAGGACATGGTTTGTGACTGAGAAGGAGAAAAAGCTTATGGCTAAGGTAGCAAAG GAATCTAAGCAAAAAAGTAAGGCTTCTGAAAAGGAAGTGATTAGTGCGCAAGAGGCAGAAGATCTTAAAATGAAAGAGAAGAGGAAACGAGAACGTGAG AAAAATTTGCCCCGTAAGAAGCGGCGGAAGCTAGAAGCTGCCAGGGAAATGTTGGAGGAAGAGAAGAATAATGACAAAGCAGAG AGTGGTGGAAAAGAAAAGCCACTGTCACTTGTTGACCTTGCTTACCGTCGGGCAAAAGCAGCAAAGGCGGCAAAGAAGGCAATGGATGCAGGAAAGATTGTCAGAAAGGGGGCCAGTAAGAAAACAAAACGACCTGCCGAGAGGACTCAATCAAGGAAAAAAGAGATGCATGAGCTGTTTCAGAGTGACATGAGTCAGCAGAAGTCAGAGAAGAGAAGTGGCATTggtggaaaaaagaaatcatcaAAGTTTAAGAGCAAGTCGAG GTACAAGCGGAGGTAG